The following are from one region of the Vitis riparia cultivar Riparia Gloire de Montpellier isolate 1030 chromosome 14, EGFV_Vit.rip_1.0, whole genome shotgun sequence genome:
- the LOC117930023 gene encoding receptor-like protein EIX2, whose amino-acid sequence MANNNVFIQLLFLIIMSSWFLFHEIIKVGSCQGDHQRGCIDTEKVALLKFKQGLTDPSGRLSSWVGEDCCKWRGVVCNNRSGHVIKLTVRYLDGDGTEGELGGKISPALLDLKYLNYLDLSMNNFGGIPIPEFIGSLEKLRYLNLSGASFGGPIPPQLGNLSSLHYLDLKEYFDESSQDDLHWISGLTSLRHLNLGGVDLSQAAAYWLQAVSKLSSLLELHLPACALADLPPSLPFSSLITSLSVTDLSNNGFNSTIPHWLFQLRNLVYLDLSSNNLRGSILDSFANRTSIERLRNMGSLCNLKTLILSQNDLNGEITELIDVLSGCNSSWLETLDLGFNDLGGFLPNSLGKLHNLKSLWLWDNSFVGSIPSSIGNLSYLEELYLSNNPMNGTIPETLGRLSKLVAIELSENPLTGVVTEAHFSNLSSLKEFENYRVTPRVSLVFNISPEWIPPFKLSFLRIRSCQMGPKFPAWLRNQTELTSVVLSNVGISGTIPEWFWKLDLHLDELDIGSNNLGGRVPNSMKFLPGATVDLEENNFQGPLPLWSSNVTRLNLYDNFFSGPIPQELGERMSMLTDLDLSWNALNGTIPLSFGKLTNLLTLVISNNHLSGGIPEFWNGLPDLYVLDMNNNNLSGELPSSMGSLRFVRFLMISNNHLSGEIPSALQNCTAIHTLDLGGNRFSGNVPAWIGERMPNLLILRLRSNLFHGSIPSQLCTLSSLHILDLGENNLSGFIPSCVGNLSGMASEIDSQRYEAELMVWRKGREDLYKSILYLVNSMDLSNNNLSGEVPEGVTNLSRLGTLNLSINHLTGKISDKIGSLQGLETLDLSRNQLSGVIPPGMASLTSLNHLNLSYNNLSGRIPTGNQLQTLDDPSIYENNPALCGPPTTAKCPGDDEPPKPRSGDSEEDENENGNGFEMKWFYVSMGPGFAVGFWGVCGTLIVKDSWRHAYFRLVYDVKEWLLMVISLNVARLRRKLNLGSI is encoded by the coding sequence ATGGCTAATAACAACGTCTTCattcaacttctttttcttATCATCATGTCCTCATGGTTTCTTTTCCATGAAATCATTAAAGTTGGCTCCTGCCAGGGTGATCATCAAAGGGGTTGCATTGACACTGAGAAGGTGGCTCTTCTCAAGTTCAAACAAGGCCTTACAGATCCTTCGGGTCGGCTCTCATCTTGGGTCGGGGAAGACTGCTGCAAATGGAGAGGCGTGGTCTGCAACAACAGGAGCGGTCATGTCATCAAACTCACAGTGCGTTATCTTGATGGTGACGGAACAGAAGGCGAGTTGGGTGGTAAGATCAGTCCTGCTTTGCTtgacttgaaatatttgaattacTTAGACTTGAGCATGAACAATTTTGGAGGGATTCCAATCCCCGAGTTCATTGGTTCGTTGGAGAAGTTGAGATATCTCAATCTCTCTGGTGCATCCTTTGGTGGACCTATTCCTCCACAACTTGGAAATCTTTCCAGCCTGCATTACCTTGATCTTAAGGAATACTTCGATGAGTCAAGCCAGGATGATCTTCATTGGATATCGGGTCTTACTTCGTTAAGACACCTTAATTTAGGAGGTGTAGATCTAAGCCAGGCTGCAGCTTATTGGCTTCAAGCTGTTAGCAAGCTTTCTTCTCTTTTGGAGTTGCACCTACCTGCTTGTGCACTTGCAGACCTTCCTCCCTCTCTTCCATTTTCCAGTCTGATCACATCTCTTTCAGTCACCGATCTTTCCAACAATGGTTTCAACTCCACAATACCCCACTGGTTATTCCAGCTGAGGAATCTTGTGTATCTAGATCTCAGTTCGAACAATCTGCGAGGCTCAATTCTAGATTCTTTTGCAAACAGGACTTCTATTGAAAGATTAAGAAACATGGGTAGTCTGTGcaatttgaaaacattgatcCTTTCTCAGAACGATTTGAATGGGGAAATAACTGAACTGATTGATGTTTTATCTGGGTGCAACAGCAGTTGGTTAGAGACGCTGGATCTGGGCTTCAATGATCTGGGTGGTTTTCTTCCTAATTCCCTAGGAAAACTCCATAACTTGAAGTCTCTTTGGCTTTGGGATAACTCCTTTGTAGGCTCAATTCCGAGTTCAATTGGAAACTTATCGTATTTGGAAGAATTGTACCTCTCAAATAACCCAATGAATGGGACCATCCCTGAAACTCTTGGACGACTTTCCAAGTTGGTTGCGATAGAGCTATCTGAGAATCCACTGACGGGAGTTGTAACAGAGGctcatttttcaaatctttcaagtTTAAAGGAGTTTGAAAACTATAGAGTGACCCCAAGAGTTTCCCTGGTCTTTAATATCAGTCCTGAGTGGATTCCTCCCTTTAAACTCAGCTTCCTCAGAATAAGATCATGCCAAATGGGTCCCAAGTTTCCCGCATGGCTTAGAAATCAAACCGAGCTCACCTCTGTAGTGCTCAGTAATGTTGGGATCTCAGGCACCATACCGGAGTGGTTTTGGAAGTTGGATTTGCATCTTGATGAGCTGGACATCGGTTCTAATAACCTGGGTGGCAGGGTGCCAAACTCAATGAAGTTCCTTCCTGGAGCCACCGTTGATTTGGAAGAAAACAACTTTCAGGGGCCCTTGCCATTGTGGTCATCCAATGTGACGAGACTGAATTTATATGACAATTTCTTTTCTGGCCCAATTCCTCAGGAGCTTGGTGAAAGAATGTCCATGCTGACAGATCTAGATCTCTCCTGGAATGCTCTAAATGGCACCATTCCCCTCTCCTTCGGGAAACTAACTAACTTATTGACCCTTGTCATCTCCAACAATCATTTGTCTGGAGGAATTCCAGAATTTTGGAATGGTTTACCTGACCTATATGTTTTAGACATGAACAACAACAATTTATCTGGTGAGCTGCCAAGTTCTATGGGTTCCCTAAGATTTGTTAGATTCCTAATGATAAGCAACAATCATCTTTCTGGCGAAATTCCTTCAGCTTTGCAGAATTGCACAGCCATTCATACTCTTGATCTTGGAGGCAACAGATTTTCAGGCAATGTTCCAGCATGGATAGGAGAAAGGATGCCTAACTTGCTTATTCTACGCTTACGATCAAATTTGTTCCATGGGAGTATTCCATCACAATTGTGCACTCTTTCATCTCTCCACATACTGGATCTTGGAGAAAATAATTTGTCGGGATTCATTCCCTCTTGTGTGGGGAATTTGAGTGGCATGGCCTCTGAAATCGACTCTCAACGATATGAGGCCGAGTTGATGGTATGGAGGAAAGGAAGAGAAGACTTGTACAAAAGTATTCTTTATCTGGTTAATAGTATGGACTTGTCAAACAATAACCTATCTGGAGAGGTGCCTGAAGGAGTAACAAATCTTTCAAGACTTGGCACCTTGAACTTGTCCATAAACCATTTGACAGGAAAAATATCAGACAAGATTGGGAGCTTACAGGGGTTAGAAACTCTTGACCTCTCAAGGAACCAGCTTTCAGGCGTAATCCCCCCAGGTATGGCTTCTTTGACTTCCTTGAATCACTTGAACCTGTCGTATAACAACCTGTCAGGTAGAATTCCAACAGGCAACCAGTTGCAAACCCTGGATGATCCATCCATATATGAGAACAACCCTGCACTCTGTGGGCCTCCAACAACAGCCAAGTGCCCTGGTGATGATGAGCCGCCTAAACCACGCAGTGGGGACAGTGAAGAGGATGAGAATGAGAACGGAAATGGCTTTGAAATGAAGTGGTTCTACGTGAGCATGGGGCCAGGATTTGCGGTGGGATTTTGGGGAGTTTGTGGCACCCTAATAGTCAAGGATTCGTGGAGGCATGCTTATTTTAGGCTTGTGTATGACGTGAAAGAATGGCTGCTCATGGTTATCTCACTGAATGTAGCTCGTCTGCGGAGGAAACTGAATCTGGGTAGTATTTGA